A window from Dioscorea cayenensis subsp. rotundata cultivar TDr96_F1 chromosome 10, TDr96_F1_v2_PseudoChromosome.rev07_lg8_w22 25.fasta, whole genome shotgun sequence encodes these proteins:
- the LOC120270250 gene encoding uncharacterized mitochondrial protein AtMg00810-like, with translation MFCKLKKSLYGLKQAPRAWFKKFHTTICASGLRQSSHDHSMFLRETSAAMIILLIYVDDIIITGNDTAGIFDIKAILHSSFHMKDLGALTYFLGLEVTYTSNGLGLNQTKYTCDIIREANLTDDKVAHTPMEVNVKYKNDDGKPISDPTHYRKIVGSLVYLTMTRPDISFAVHILSQFVSDPRQLHLAALHRVIQYLKGSIRRGIFFPSSSMLNVKGFTDADWAGCPDSRRSTTGWCMFLGDSLISWKCKKQDRVSKSSTEAEYRSMSTACSEIVWLQRLLDELRVKLNEPTQLFVDNMSAIQIANNPVFHERTKHIEVDCHYIRELLQQGLITLPHIKTEHQLADIFTKAKTRGRHEFLLDKLMLKSASI, from the coding sequence ATGTTttgcaaactaaaaaaatcgttatatggtttaaaacaaGCTCCACGAGCTTGGTTTAAAAAATTCCATACCACTATTTGTGCCTCTGGGCTTCGCCAAAGCTCTCATGACCATTCTATGTTCTTGCGAGAAACTTCTGCTGCCATGATTATCTTGCTTATTTACGTTGATGATATTATCATTACTGGAAATGATACTGCAGGAATCTTTGACATCAAAGCCATACTTCATTCATCATTTCATATGAAAGATCTTGGAGCGCTTACTTATTTTTTAGGCCTTGAGGTAACTTATACATCTAATGGTTTAGGACTGAATCAAACCAAGTATACATGTGATATAATTCGTGAAGCCAACTTAACTGATGACAAGGTTGCTCACACTCCCATGGAAGTGAATGTCAAATACAAGAACGATGATGGGAAGCCAATTTCAGATCCCACACACTATCGCAAGATTGTTGGGAGCTTGGTATATCTCACCATGACAAGACCTGATATTTCCTTCGCAGTTCACATTCTAAGCCAGTTTGTATCTGATCCTCGACAACTTCACCTAGCAGCCTTGCATCGCGTAATCCAATATTTAAAAGGAAGTATTAGGAGAGGTATCTTCTTCCCATCTTCTTCTATGCTCAATGTTAAAGGATTTACAGATGCAGACTGGGCAGGATGCCCAGATTCTCGTCGTTCAACTACAGGTTGGTGTATGTTTCTTGGAGATTCATTGATATCATGGAAATGCAAAAAGCAAGATCGTGTTTCCAAGTCATCTACCGAGGCAGAATATCGTTCTATGTCTACAGCATGTTCAGAAATTGTTTGGCTTCAAAGATTACTAGATGAACTTAGAGTGAAGTTGAATGAACCAACTCAACTCTTTGTTGACAATATGAGTGCTATTCAAATTGCTAATAATCCTGTTTTTCATGAACGGACCAAACATATTGAAGTAGATTGTCACTACATTAGGGAGCTTTTACAACAAGGGCTTATTACCTTACCACACATAAAGACTGAACACCAGCTAGCTGACATATTTACAAAAGCTAAGACAAGAGGTAGACATGAATTTTTGCTGGACAAATTGATGCTTAAATCAGCATCAATTTGA
- the LOC120270849 gene encoding BAG family molecular chaperone regulator 1-like, which yields MMKFKTKTKLFMRSSSSSSNSKLSGGGCGGGNSGEEIEWELRPGGMLVQKRESGKGGAEIIRVRVRVSMASLSHDISISATSTFGELKMVLSMVTGLEARAQRILFKGKEREDGDHLHMVGVKDNDKVLLLEDPCLQRKKEPFKFHRKNKPSHGKPLSFSCH from the exons ATGATGAAGTTCAAGACAAAGACTAAGTTGTTCATGAGAAGTAGCAGTAGCAGTTCAAACTCAAAGCTAAGTGGTGGTGGTTGTGGTGGTGGTAATAGTGGAGAGGAGATAGAGTGGGAGTTGAGGCCAGGAGGGATGCTAGTTCAGAAGAGAGAAAGTGGCAAGGGTGGTGCAGAGatcattagggttagggttagggtttctatGGCTTCACTCTCACATGATATCTCCATTTCTGCCACCTCTACTTTTG GGGAGTTGAAGATGGTGCTATCAATGGTGACTGGTTTAGAGGCAAGAGCCCAAAGGATCCtattcaaaggaaaagaaagagaggaTGGAGATCATCTACACATGGTGGGGGTCAAGGACAATGACAAAGTGCTCTTGTTGGAGGACCCCTGccttcaaagaaaaaaagaaccatTTAAGTTCCATAGAAAAAATAAACCAAGTCATGGCAAGCCCTTGTCATTCAGCTGCCATTAA